A single Pseudomonas brassicacearum DNA region contains:
- the nadE gene encoding ammonia-dependent NAD(+) synthetase, producing MTTLVQERIARELGIDRQLTRGGEASEIARRIEFIKQILRESGCKSLVLGISGGVDSLTAGRLCQLTVEQLRDEDYAARFIAVRLPYKAQADEPDAQACLDFIRPDSITTSNIAACVDGLMSQIAIDGLQPGAELIDFAKGNAKARARMLAQYAIANLSDGLVVGTDHGAEAVMGFFTKFGDGACDLAPLSGLTKTQVRSLADAMGAPGYLVHKAPTADLEDLVPGKLDEAAYGCSYEEIDGYLMGEEVSPQARQIIERAYLKTAHKRALPRVPVSL from the coding sequence ATGACTACGCTCGTGCAAGAACGCATTGCCCGGGAGCTGGGCATCGACCGTCAACTCACACGGGGTGGCGAAGCAAGCGAGATTGCCCGCCGCATCGAATTCATCAAGCAGATCTTGCGCGAGTCGGGTTGCAAGTCCCTGGTACTGGGGATCAGTGGCGGCGTCGATTCTCTCACCGCCGGCCGCCTATGCCAGTTGACGGTGGAGCAATTGCGGGATGAAGACTACGCGGCGCGTTTTATCGCCGTCCGGTTGCCCTACAAGGCCCAGGCCGACGAGCCAGACGCCCAGGCTTGCCTGGACTTCATCCGGCCGGACTCGATCACCACCAGCAACATCGCCGCTTGTGTTGACGGGTTGATGAGCCAAATCGCAATCGATGGTTTGCAGCCTGGCGCCGAGCTCATCGACTTCGCCAAAGGCAACGCCAAGGCCCGGGCACGGATGCTGGCGCAATACGCCATTGCCAATCTGAGCGACGGGTTGGTGGTTGGCACCGATCATGGGGCGGAGGCGGTGATGGGGTTTTTCACCAAGTTCGGCGACGGCGCGTGCGACCTGGCCCCGCTGTCCGGGTTGACGAAGACTCAGGTGAGATCATTGGCCGATGCGATGGGCGCCCCCGGCTATCTGGTGCACAAGGCTCCGACCGCTGATTTGGAAGACCTGGTACCCGGTAAGCTGGATGAAGCGGCGTATGGCTGCAGCTACGAGGAAATCGATGGGTATCTGATGGGCGAAGAGGTGTCGCCGCAAGCGCGACAGATCATTGAACGCGCCTACCTCAAGACGGCCCACAAACGAGCCTTGCCCCGCGTTCCGGTATCGTTGTAA
- a CDS encoding LysR family transcriptional regulator, translated as MDRFQEMQVFLAVAQASGFSAAARRLGLSAASVTRAVAALEQRIGTPLLVRTTRNVYLSEAGQRFLEDCRRILSDLQEAEDSAAGSHVQPRGQLTITAPVLFGQLFVTPLLVDYLHQFPEVSINALLLDRTVSLVEEGIDVALRIGELPDSNLHAVRVGEVRRVVCGAPDFFSRHGRPRHPEDLERMPVVASSAIGQVKSWTFIDSGQPLTVRPVPRLVVTANQAAITAACQGLGMTRVLSYQVAGNVAAGELEIVLADFELPPLPIHVVYQGGRNAPARVRSFVDFVVSALREHPALSG; from the coding sequence ATGGACAGGTTCCAGGAAATGCAGGTTTTCCTTGCCGTGGCCCAGGCATCGGGGTTTTCGGCGGCGGCGCGGCGCCTGGGGTTGTCGGCGGCCAGCGTGACGCGGGCGGTGGCGGCGTTGGAGCAACGGATCGGCACGCCATTGCTGGTGCGCACCACCCGCAATGTGTACTTGAGCGAGGCCGGCCAGCGTTTTCTCGAGGACTGTCGGCGGATCCTGAGCGATCTGCAGGAAGCCGAGGATTCGGCGGCCGGCAGCCATGTCCAGCCCCGTGGGCAGTTGACGATTACCGCGCCAGTGCTGTTCGGTCAGTTGTTCGTCACGCCGCTGCTGGTGGATTACTTGCACCAGTTCCCCGAGGTCAGCATTAACGCCTTGTTGTTGGACCGCACGGTCAGCCTGGTGGAGGAGGGCATCGACGTTGCCCTGCGCATTGGCGAGCTGCCGGACAGCAATCTGCATGCCGTGCGTGTCGGTGAAGTGCGACGGGTGGTGTGCGGCGCCCCTGATTTCTTCTCCCGTCACGGGCGACCCCGGCATCCGGAGGATTTGGAGCGAATGCCGGTGGTGGCGTCATCGGCCATCGGTCAGGTCAAAAGCTGGACCTTCATCGATTCAGGCCAGCCGTTGACCGTCCGGCCCGTGCCTCGGCTGGTGGTGACAGCCAACCAGGCCGCGATCACGGCCGCCTGCCAGGGATTGGGGATGACGCGGGTCCTGTCTTACCAAGTGGCAGGCAACGTGGCGGCTGGGGAACTGGAAATCGTCCTGGCCGATTTCGAATTGCCGCCTCTGCCGATCCATGTGGTGTACCAGGGCGGGCGCAATGCGCCGGCGCGGGTGCGCAGTTTTGTCGATTTCGTCGTCAGTGCACTGCGCGAACATCCGGCCTTGAGCGGTTGA
- a CDS encoding DUF3142 domain-containing protein has product MTVLFRFSLALAVLLSGGCEQPPAPALDQQLYIWQRQWTPAHELALRQSHDDFSSLRVLALQAFPGAGWSRARVDPALLKADGRPLIAVIRLDGQLKALDQDEVIAQIQQVLGDWQAQGLTPVGVEIDHDAGNARLPAYGKFLGQLRHVLPPNLRLSITALPAWLDSPALPGLLEAVDSSVLQVHAVSDPRQGLFDPKQARQWAQRWSDVTTRPFYLALPAYGVALLTQESGVPVVESEVPIDRGGERRELLADPQQVAGLAADLRADPPKHLAGLIWFRLPLAGDRRAWSLTTLGAVARGDNLDSRLALQWEQQGGLYDIRLVNQGNLDSPWPQRLTLAVGACDGVDALAGYTLQQTPGLLTFTRIQEGRLAAGSQRAIGWARCTKIDQGGFNVYP; this is encoded by the coding sequence ATGACTGTTCTTTTCCGGTTCTCTCTGGCCCTCGCCGTGTTGCTTTCAGGGGGCTGCGAACAGCCCCCGGCCCCGGCCCTCGATCAGCAGCTTTATATCTGGCAACGCCAATGGACACCGGCCCACGAGCTGGCGTTGCGCCAGAGTCATGACGACTTTTCCAGCCTGCGGGTGCTGGCGTTGCAGGCTTTTCCCGGGGCGGGCTGGAGCCGTGCGCGGGTCGATCCGGCCTTGCTCAAGGCTGACGGCCGTCCGCTGATCGCCGTGATTCGCCTGGACGGTCAGCTCAAGGCCTTGGACCAGGACGAGGTGATCGCGCAGATCCAGCAAGTGCTGGGCGATTGGCAAGCCCAAGGCCTGACCCCGGTAGGTGTGGAGATCGATCACGATGCGGGTAATGCACGGTTGCCGGCCTATGGAAAATTCCTCGGCCAACTGCGCCACGTCCTGCCCCCCAACCTGCGGCTGAGTATTACCGCGCTGCCGGCCTGGCTCGACAGCCCAGCATTGCCGGGGTTGTTGGAAGCGGTGGACAGCAGCGTGCTGCAGGTCCACGCGGTGAGCGATCCACGGCAGGGATTGTTCGATCCGAAACAGGCCCGGCAGTGGGCGCAACGCTGGAGCGACGTCACCACACGGCCGTTTTATCTGGCCCTGCCGGCGTACGGCGTGGCGCTGTTGACCCAGGAGAGCGGCGTGCCGGTGGTGGAAAGCGAGGTGCCGATCGATCGCGGCGGTGAGCGTCGGGAGCTGCTGGCCGATCCGCAACAAGTGGCCGGGCTTGCGGCAGATTTGCGTGCCGATCCGCCGAAACATCTCGCTGGGTTGATCTGGTTTCGCCTGCCGCTGGCCGGCGACCGACGGGCGTGGAGCCTGACCACGCTCGGCGCCGTCGCGCGGGGAGACAACCTGGACAGTCGCTTGGCACTGCAGTGGGAGCAGCAGGGCGGTTTGTACGATATCCGCCTGGTTAACCAGGGCAATCTCGACAGCCCTTGGCCCCAGCGCCTGACGCTGGCTGTTGGCGCGTGTGACGGCGTCGATGCCTTGGCCGGTTATACGTTGCAACAAACCCCCGGACTGCTTACCTTCACCCGCATTCAGGAAGGCCGCCTGGCTGCCGGCAGCCAACGGGCAATCGGCTGGGCGCGCTGTACGAAAATTGACCAAGGAGGTTTCAATGTTTATCCGTAG
- a CDS encoding adenylyltransferase/cytidyltransferase family protein, whose amino-acid sequence MFEIALYGGAFNPPHAGHAQVMIEASRLARRVLVVPSLRHPYGKQMVDYDVRLNWLESIVEKVQPLCCAEVRASRVEQVVARGVEGAIYSYTLLAHLADSLALDGKRIALVVGQDVADRLPTFYRGQELLERFSILCVEEKIHVRSTVVRDRLALGKPIPSDWMAPGMNPLNYDLYATHGNRHAH is encoded by the coding sequence ATGTTCGAGATTGCCCTTTATGGCGGCGCCTTCAATCCCCCGCACGCCGGTCACGCCCAGGTAATGATCGAGGCCTCACGCCTGGCCAGACGTGTGCTGGTGGTCCCCAGCTTGCGGCATCCCTACGGCAAGCAAATGGTCGACTATGACGTTCGCCTGAACTGGCTGGAATCGATCGTCGAAAAGGTGCAGCCACTGTGCTGCGCCGAAGTGCGTGCAAGCCGGGTGGAACAGGTCGTGGCCCGTGGCGTTGAAGGCGCAATCTACAGCTACACCCTGCTCGCCCATCTCGCCGACAGCCTGGCCCTGGACGGCAAGCGGATTGCGTTGGTGGTGGGCCAGGATGTCGCGGATCGGCTGCCGACCTTCTACCGCGGCCAGGAATTACTGGAGCGTTTTTCCATTCTTTGCGTGGAGGAAAAGATCCACGTGCGCAGCACGGTGGTTCGCGACCGACTGGCCTTGGGCAAGCCGATTCCCAGCGACTGGATGGCACCCGGCATGAACCCGTTAAACTATGACCTTTACGCTACCCACGGAAATCGACATGCCCACTAG
- a CDS encoding LTA synthase family protein, whose product MNFLRRASAHPRATLIALIGCVLLVPMGLRLALGWSDPLGYLSDLGIGGLLIVLLHRRPGWLAFPVLLAWSALTLASTELVSAVGRMPNPSDIHYLTDPQFVENSTSGGFAHPWLAAVQLAALVLWLVTQWTSRPRQAPRLPRHAWTVPMLFLLGHGALQSWRPSEADQWNVFNLPHQLVTAGIAAGQDHARQWLDGDTVDPAPSMEGLTRLDLDGNRLLAEPGRARNVLIIALEGIPGAYVGANRQALKSSYQENLMPHLSAWAERGMNTPDYVLHSHQTIRGLYAMLCGDYDKLDNGTPKGVEMLNQTQRNQACLPAQLRQNGFSTHFLQGAGLRFMAKDRIMPHIGFDTTLGMEWFTRPAYLEFPWGKDDKTFFEGALDYVGQLQQADKPWMLTLLTVGTHQPYSAPDDYLQRYDTAKQAAVGYLDDALENFLTGLERQGILDNTLVVITSDESHGIDDVRLASSWGFNLTLAPEPLPKIKSGTYGHVDLTASILDYFGFTVPTSLSGRSMFRDYPTGREIMSFTNGQLRYHDGKGTFTECDFLQHCRYYTSAGFIADRATYGGQYSGRRARLIGARATALDQTLLRTPLNQQYQFGSADKIPLPAQVTNDWTDNLIGAQYLEMPKGSQTRVSLTIRAVDEHAAYISLKAKEFEQDVPMDLPTDVAVTPDQPLVMNIRFDNPQQRKAFSFHLLGHGVGAIEISDFSVVTELPEPADQPQYLDDIQEDSEAQSS is encoded by the coding sequence GTGAATTTTCTTCGTCGCGCTTCAGCCCACCCCCGCGCCACCCTCATCGCCCTGATTGGCTGCGTACTACTCGTCCCCATGGGCCTGCGTCTCGCCCTGGGCTGGTCCGACCCACTGGGCTATCTCTCGGACCTGGGTATCGGCGGGTTGCTGATCGTGCTGCTCCATCGCCGCCCCGGGTGGTTGGCTTTCCCGGTATTGCTGGCTTGGAGCGCGTTGACGCTGGCCAGCACCGAGCTGGTCAGCGCAGTCGGGCGGATGCCCAACCCTTCGGACATTCATTACCTGACCGACCCGCAGTTCGTTGAAAATTCCACCAGCGGCGGCTTCGCCCATCCCTGGCTGGCCGCAGTCCAGTTGGCCGCCCTGGTGCTCTGGCTGGTGACCCAGTGGACCAGCCGCCCACGCCAGGCGCCACGCTTGCCTCGCCACGCCTGGACCGTACCCATGTTGTTCCTGTTGGGCCACGGCGCGCTGCAATCCTGGCGCCCGAGCGAGGCGGACCAATGGAACGTATTCAACCTGCCTCATCAACTCGTCACGGCGGGTATCGCCGCCGGGCAGGACCACGCCCGACAATGGCTCGACGGCGATACGGTGGACCCAGCCCCGTCGATGGAGGGGCTGACCCGCCTGGACCTCGATGGCAACAGACTGCTGGCCGAACCGGGGCGTGCGCGCAACGTCCTGATCATCGCCCTGGAGGGCATTCCCGGCGCCTACGTGGGCGCCAACCGCCAGGCCTTGAAAAGCAGCTACCAGGAAAACCTGATGCCGCACCTCAGTGCCTGGGCCGAGCGCGGCATGAACACACCCGATTACGTCCTGCACAGCCACCAGACCATCCGCGGCCTCTACGCGATGCTGTGTGGCGACTACGACAAGCTCGACAACGGCACGCCCAAAGGCGTCGAAATGCTCAACCAGACCCAGCGCAACCAGGCCTGCCTGCCGGCTCAACTGCGCCAGAATGGCTTTTCAACGCACTTCCTGCAGGGCGCGGGCCTGCGGTTCATGGCCAAGGACCGGATCATGCCGCACATCGGCTTCGATACGACCCTGGGCATGGAGTGGTTCACTCGTCCCGCCTACCTGGAATTCCCTTGGGGCAAGGACGACAAGACCTTCTTCGAAGGCGCGCTGGATTACGTCGGGCAACTGCAGCAGGCGGACAAACCCTGGATGCTGACCCTGCTGACCGTCGGCACGCACCAACCCTACTCGGCCCCGGATGACTACCTGCAACGCTACGACACCGCCAAGCAGGCGGCCGTGGGTTACCTGGACGACGCCCTGGAAAATTTCCTGACGGGCCTGGAACGCCAGGGCATCCTGGACAACACCCTGGTGGTCATCACCTCGGACGAATCCCATGGCATCGACGACGTGCGGCTGGCCTCGTCCTGGGGATTCAACCTGACGCTGGCGCCGGAGCCGTTGCCCAAAATCAAGTCAGGCACTTACGGCCACGTCGACCTGACCGCCTCGATCCTCGATTACTTCGGCTTTACGGTGCCCACGTCGTTGTCCGGCCGCTCGATGTTCAGGGACTACCCGACGGGCCGGGAAATCATGTCGTTCACCAACGGCCAGCTGCGCTACCACGACGGCAAGGGCACCTTTACCGAGTGCGACTTCCTCCAGCATTGCCGCTATTACACCAGCGCAGGCTTCATCGCCGACCGCGCCACCTATGGCGGGCAATACAGCGGCCGGCGCGCCAGGCTGATCGGCGCCCGGGCCACGGCCCTGGACCAGACCCTGTTGCGCACGCCCTTGAACCAGCAATACCAGTTTGGCAGCGCGGATAAAATCCCGCTGCCGGCCCAGGTCACCAACGACTGGACCGACAACCTGATCGGTGCCCAATACCTGGAAATGCCCAAGGGCTCACAGACCCGCGTCAGCCTGACCATCCGCGCCGTGGATGAGCATGCCGCCTACATTTCCCTCAAGGCCAAGGAGTTCGAGCAGGATGTGCCGATGGACCTGCCGACAGACGTGGCGGTAACACCCGACCAGCCGCTGGTGATGAACATCCGTTTCGACAACCCGCAGCAGCGCAAGGCGTTTTCCTTCCATTTGCTCGGTCATGGCGTCGGCGCCATCGAGATCAGCGACTTCAGCGTCGTGACCGAACTGCCGGAACCGGCAGACCAGCCGCAATACCTGGACGATATACAGGAAGACAGCGAGGCCCAATCCAGCTGA
- a CDS encoding nicotinamidase, protein MNNLTRKTASFDVDAQKSFTPLCPDELPVPGGDQIAGELNFIASLASLRIGSKDAHSPLAPWVVADHAQMFVPTGLEHADITWVSHCVPGTEGFALLDHLPTPYDYDYFVWKGVEPDLHPYGACYHDLHGKLSTGVIEYLNGLGVQQVIVGGLALDFCVKTTALQLAAAGFKVIIHLPACRAISEEGANQAIQDMRLAGVSVAATREATIRLANA, encoded by the coding sequence ATGAACAACCTGACCCGCAAAACCGCTTCCTTCGATGTCGATGCGCAAAAGAGCTTTACGCCGCTATGCCCTGATGAGCTTCCAGTGCCGGGCGGTGACCAGATTGCCGGTGAGCTGAATTTCATTGCCTCCCTGGCCAGCCTTCGCATCGGCAGCAAGGACGCCCATTCGCCCCTGGCCCCGTGGGTCGTCGCCGATCACGCACAGATGTTCGTGCCGACCGGGCTCGAGCATGCCGACATCACCTGGGTCAGCCATTGCGTTCCCGGCACCGAAGGTTTCGCTTTGCTGGATCACCTGCCGACTCCCTACGACTACGACTATTTCGTCTGGAAGGGCGTCGAGCCGGATTTGCACCCCTACGGCGCGTGCTACCACGACCTGCACGGCAAGCTGTCCACCGGGGTGATCGAGTACCTGAACGGCCTGGGTGTGCAGCAAGTGATTGTTGGTGGGCTGGCGCTGGACTTCTGCGTCAAGACCACCGCTCTGCAACTGGCCGCCGCCGGCTTCAAGGTGATCATTCACCTCCCAGCCTGCCGGGCCATCAGTGAGGAGGGGGCCAATCAAGCCATTCAAGACATGCGGCTAGCGGGCGTCTCGGTTGCCGCGACGCGCGAAGCAACCATTCGCCTGGCAAACGCATAA
- a CDS encoding glutathione S-transferase family protein, giving the protein MNPIKHYHFPLSGHSHRVQLMLSLLGLPVEEVFVDLAKGAHKQADFLALNAFGQVPVIDDDGVVLADSNAILVYLAHKYGKGRWLPTDPVGAARVQRWLSAAAGPIHAGPATARLITVFGAAYNAEDVIARSHNVLKVIDQELSSRAYLAGDTATIADIAGYSYIAHAPEGNVSLEDYANVRAWLARIEALPGFVGMPRTVVGLQRHA; this is encoded by the coding sequence ATGAACCCTATCAAGCACTATCACTTCCCGCTTTCCGGCCATTCCCATCGCGTTCAACTGATGCTTTCGTTGCTCGGGCTGCCTGTCGAAGAGGTCTTCGTCGACTTGGCCAAGGGCGCGCACAAACAGGCGGATTTCCTGGCGCTCAATGCGTTTGGCCAGGTGCCGGTCATTGACGATGACGGCGTGGTGCTGGCGGACTCCAACGCGATCCTGGTGTACCTGGCGCACAAATATGGCAAGGGCCGCTGGCTGCCGACCGACCCAGTCGGCGCCGCCCGGGTGCAGCGCTGGTTGTCGGCGGCGGCCGGCCCGATTCATGCCGGCCCGGCCACGGCACGGCTGATCACGGTGTTTGGCGCAGCCTACAACGCCGAGGACGTAATTGCCCGTTCCCACAACGTGCTGAAAGTCATTGATCAAGAATTGAGCAGCCGCGCTTATCTGGCGGGTGACACTGCGACCATCGCGGACATCGCTGGCTACAGCTACATCGCCCACGCACCGGAAGGCAATGTGTCATTGGAGGACTATGCCAATGTGCGGGCCTGGCTGGCGCGGATCGAAGCCTTGCCCGGGTTCGTGGGCATGCCGCGTACGGTTGTCGGGTTGCAAAGGCACGCCTGA
- a CDS encoding ATP-binding protein, whose protein sequence is MVEIVYHRPVLAARLSKLIMQVAIGSAASSGVFLAAPRRTGKSTFAREDLRPALEAAGAIVLYADLWKDLTKDPGLVIVEAVREAFGQSEGFVTRLAKSAGMEKVTVGGLSFSLDKIGLGKDIDLTTALAALSDESKKIIVLMIDEAQHAITTDEGVAALFALKAARDELNSSKHHGLRIVCTGSNRDKLAMLRNSKDQAFFGASMVQFPTLDQEFINWFCANIDLAHPLDPFNVFELFRESGYRPELLGAAADEIRFDFALDPATIPERFALLVRAQADELNANLKKVIHSLTPIQSAVIRVMSAKGDNYAPFEAPTMELYAKAMEQAGIAERDIKVEVPGVQQALIALQEKKLVWKASRGVYAVDEHVIVDLLGEAGLLEGLS, encoded by the coding sequence ATGGTCGAGATCGTTTACCACCGTCCCGTTTTGGCTGCCCGCCTATCAAAACTGATCATGCAGGTTGCCATTGGTAGCGCTGCCAGTTCGGGCGTCTTTCTGGCTGCTCCTCGGCGTACGGGAAAGTCCACCTTCGCTCGAGAAGATTTGCGGCCAGCATTGGAGGCAGCAGGAGCGATCGTACTGTATGCCGATCTTTGGAAAGACCTGACGAAAGATCCTGGCTTGGTCATCGTAGAGGCTGTCCGAGAAGCCTTTGGCCAGAGCGAAGGATTCGTAACCCGTCTGGCGAAAAGTGCTGGTATGGAGAAGGTGACGGTCGGCGGCCTGAGTTTCAGTCTGGACAAGATTGGGCTGGGCAAGGACATCGACTTGACCACCGCGCTTGCGGCGCTTTCGGATGAGTCGAAGAAGATCATCGTCCTGATGATCGACGAAGCTCAACATGCGATCACCACGGATGAAGGCGTTGCTGCGCTTTTCGCACTGAAAGCGGCAAGGGATGAACTCAACAGTTCGAAGCACCATGGTCTGCGCATCGTGTGCACCGGATCGAACCGGGACAAGCTCGCCATGCTCCGAAACAGTAAGGACCAAGCTTTCTTTGGGGCCTCCATGGTTCAATTTCCAACCCTGGATCAAGAGTTCATCAACTGGTTCTGCGCGAATATCGACCTCGCCCATCCGCTCGATCCCTTTAATGTGTTCGAGTTGTTCAGGGAGAGTGGTTATCGACCTGAGTTGCTAGGTGCCGCCGCAGATGAGATCAGGTTCGATTTTGCGTTGGACCCTGCAACCATCCCCGAGCGATTCGCATTGTTGGTTCGGGCGCAAGCTGATGAGCTCAATGCAAACCTTAAGAAAGTTATTCATAGCCTGACCCCTATTCAGTCCGCCGTTATCCGCGTCATGAGTGCCAAAGGCGATAACTATGCGCCCTTCGAGGCACCTACCATGGAGCTCTACGCGAAAGCGATGGAGCAGGCCGGTATCGCAGAGCGCGATATAAAGGTCGAAGTGCCGGGTGTTCAGCAAGCACTCATAGCCCTTCAGGAAAAGAAGCTGGTCTGGAAAGCCTCTCGTGGTGTCTACGCGGTTGATGAGCATGTCATCGTGGACCTGCTGGGTGAGGCCGGATTGCTCGAAGGCCTCTCCTAA
- the pncB gene encoding nicotinate phosphoribosyltransferase has protein sequence MDSAFDSTSGTIQSLLDTDYYTFTMMQAVLHQHPNVEVEYQFIVRSKERLGHLIPDIRVELEKLAGLQLREGEQRFLFNKRLREYLTPDFEQFLGLFRFNLRYIHVSQVDGQLHIRVRGPMLHCIMFEQPVLAMVSELRNREKYPEVELADVTRKLYQKFEWLEKNASREELAEFRVSDFSTRRRLSFRAQREVVNVMRNDFPGVFVGTSNAHLAYEFNLPLIGTMAHQWLMVHQQLGRLRESQNAALENWVREYRGRLGIALTDCISTDFFLKDFDLYFAKLYDGLRQDSGDPIVWADKVLERYQELGIDPRTKDLMFSDGLNFEKCLPILRHVRGKARFGFGMGTSLACDVDGVEPLSIVMKLVRVHGEPVVKFSDDPIKNVCEDASFLRYAAQVFNVALINPQLGA, from the coding sequence ATGGACAGTGCATTCGATTCAACCAGCGGCACCATCCAGAGTCTTCTGGATACCGACTACTACACCTTCACCATGATGCAGGCGGTCTTGCACCAACACCCGAATGTCGAGGTGGAATACCAGTTCATCGTGCGTTCCAAGGAGCGGCTCGGTCACCTGATCCCGGACATTCGTGTAGAGCTTGAGAAGCTCGCTGGGCTGCAACTGCGCGAGGGAGAGCAGCGGTTTCTGTTCAACAAGCGTTTGCGCGAGTACCTGACACCGGACTTCGAACAGTTTCTCGGCCTGTTTCGCTTCAATTTGCGCTACATACACGTTTCGCAAGTCGACGGCCAACTGCACATCCGCGTCCGTGGGCCGATGCTGCACTGCATCATGTTCGAGCAACCGGTATTGGCGATGGTCAGCGAACTGCGCAACCGCGAGAAATACCCCGAAGTCGAGTTGGCCGACGTCACCCGCAAGCTGTACCAGAAGTTCGAATGGCTGGAGAAAAACGCCAGCCGTGAAGAACTCGCCGAGTTTCGCGTTTCAGACTTCTCCACCCGGCGACGGCTGTCGTTCAGGGCCCAGCGTGAAGTGGTGAATGTCATGCGCAACGATTTTCCTGGCGTGTTTGTCGGCACCAGCAACGCTCACTTGGCTTATGAGTTCAATCTGCCCCTGATCGGCACAATGGCTCACCAATGGCTGATGGTGCATCAACAACTCGGGCGCTTGCGCGAGAGCCAGAACGCGGCGCTGGAAAACTGGGTGCGCGAGTATCGCGGCCGCCTCGGTATCGCCCTGACGGACTGCATCAGCACCGACTTCTTCCTCAAGGATTTCGACCTGTACTTTGCCAAGCTCTATGACGGCCTGCGCCAGGATTCCGGTGATCCGATCGTCTGGGCGGACAAGGTGCTGGAGCGTTACCAGGAACTGGGCATCGACCCGCGCACCAAGGACCTGATGTTCTCCGATGGCCTCAATTTCGAAAAGTGCCTGCCGATCCTGCGTCATGTTCGCGGCAAGGCCAGATTCGGTTTTGGCATGGGCACCAGTCTGGCCTGCGATGTCGACGGTGTCGAACCGCTGAGCATCGTCATGAAACTGGTGCGGGTCCACGGTGAGCCGGTCGTGAAGTTCTCCGACGACCCGATCAAGAACGTCTGCGAGGATGCGTCGTTTCTGCGGTACGCCGCCCAAGTGTTCAACGTTGCCCTGATCAATCCACAGCTGGGAGCCTGA
- a CDS encoding NUDIX hydrolase, whose protein sequence is MPTSTAPARGYLHTIDLCVLRFCRETQALEILLNRREAEPFAGHWALPGIVVNGDVEDLTLNDAVERLRNSNKVGMPLAWIEQVGTVGDAFRDPRCWSSSTFYLAIVSDAVQLAEHQGFFPLKDVADASIKLPFDHNSLVAAVQERLLSKALYSSLPLMFLGPEFSAPQAVSIFSVVLDRPVLKTSMRQRLLKMTEAGYLQETGRKKSGEGGRPQRTVENLKPTSVYLFDRCFLE, encoded by the coding sequence ATGCCCACTAGCACAGCCCCCGCACGCGGTTATCTGCACACCATCGATCTCTGTGTGCTGCGCTTCTGCCGGGAAACCCAGGCGCTGGAAATCCTCCTGAACCGACGGGAAGCCGAGCCGTTCGCCGGCCATTGGGCGCTGCCCGGGATCGTGGTCAATGGTGACGTCGAAGATCTCACGCTGAACGACGCCGTGGAGCGTTTGCGCAACTCAAACAAGGTAGGCATGCCGCTGGCCTGGATCGAACAGGTCGGTACCGTCGGCGACGCGTTCCGCGATCCGCGCTGCTGGTCCTCCTCGACGTTCTACCTGGCGATTGTCAGCGATGCAGTCCAGCTCGCCGAACACCAGGGGTTTTTTCCGCTCAAGGATGTGGCCGACGCCTCGATCAAACTCCCTTTCGACCACAACAGTCTGGTGGCTGCTGTACAGGAGCGGTTGTTGTCCAAAGCCCTCTACAGCAGCCTGCCGCTGATGTTCCTGGGCCCGGAATTCAGCGCGCCGCAAGCGGTGAGCATTTTCTCCGTGGTGCTCGATCGTCCGGTGCTCAAGACCAGCATGCGCCAGCGTTTGCTGAAGATGACCGAGGCGGGTTATTTGCAAGAAACCGGTCGCAAAAAAAGCGGCGAAGGCGGCCGGCCGCAACGCACGGTGGAGAATCTCAAACCGACCAGCGTTTATCTTTTTGATCGTTGTTTTCTGGAGTGA